The Dermochelys coriacea isolate rDerCor1 chromosome 7, rDerCor1.pri.v4, whole genome shotgun sequence sequence agatggctgtgtCTCAGTGTGGGCTGACACGGTGGGCTGGGCAGGCCTGTGCTCTGCTGGATGGGGTAGGCAGAGTGGGACCATGTTGGGCAGGGCTGGTTGGAAGTGGGGCGGGGGGCAAGTGCAAGCTGGGTGGGGTGGACAGGGCTCAGTCCCTGCTGGTGCACCCTGCAGGCTATTCAAGGAGCGACTGAACCAGGTGAAGGCCAAGCTGGAGGATGTGGCGTCGGGGCGGGCAGCCGAGTACCTCGACCCCCTGGGTGTTCTGCAGAACAACATGAAGATCCGCATCGAGGTGGCTGGtgagctcctggccctgcctATCTGTTATCTGTATCCCCTGCTGTCCCACAGGGGACTGATCCCACCGCTGAGGAGTTGGGGTGCCAGGGGTCAGAACCAgggcgtggggggagggtggcTGTGTCCCCTGGGCTGTCCTGGTCCAGACAGGCCTCAGAGGGCAGTGACCAGCTCTAAGGGAGCAGCAAGGGTTGAAGGCTCAGGAActgggggcagctgggcttgTGGGGGGGAATGACAGGGCCCAGATCCAGTGTGGCccagaggtggggagagggaagggttcAGGAGAGGGGAGGATGGATGGCAGGTGGGGGAGCCGGTGGGAGAGGAAatcgggggagggggctcaggagagGCATGGGGGGGACTCAGACCTGCAGGATGGGGTGGGAATTCAGAGGAGGGTGCTGGCAGGCAGgccctgggagggggctcaggggtggaaGATTCAGGCAGGTGGGGTCCAGGCCTACCTGtgggaagaaggggtggggccaaaaGCGGGCAGTTGATGGCAGGGCCCAGAGGGCAGGAATTTCTCAGGGTAGGGGGAGTGATGGAGTGAGACTGGCGGGGCCCAGGCTGGTGGTGGTAGgagggcaggggcttggactgAGAGCCTCATGGGAGGCTTGGGGTTAGCCAAAGTAGGCATATCgcaggggctgtggctgggcaTGGAGGTGGAGGGAtggtgtgtgggcaggggtcATTGGTCCCCCTTCTCTGTAGGCATATACAAGGGGCTATGCCTGGAGGTGGTCAGGAACAAGCACGAGTGTGAGCTGCAGGGAGCACACCAGCACCTGGAGGTGAGGGCCCCCATGAACCCCctttgctcctccccacccccctcagtcCCATTGCTGAGGTCCCCTGCAGGCCTGCATCtatccctccccgccccagagGGGCCCCCTGCATAAGCCCCCCGATCTTGCCCCTGAGTGCCCCACGGACTGCCCTGCTCCCGCAGACCCTCCATCTACTTCCCAGCTCCAGATGTCGCATCTGTGTGAGCTCTGTGGCTGACTTCTGCACCCCCAGCATTCCCAGGGAGCACCTGTGGGTGACGCCAACCACTGTGGGGGGTCCAGGAATGGGACCAATCGAGCCAGATGGGAGGCTGGGAGCCCACAGTCTTGGGGGTGGGATCAGGTCTGGCTgcacctccagggcctctctagTGTCCTCTGGGCCAGTGGGGTGGGTCCGTCCTGGCTGCACCCCCCGACCCCGTCCTGTCCACACAGAGTGAAAAGCTGCTGCTGTACGACAACATGCAGAGCGAGCTGCTGGAGCGCATCCAGCGCCTGGAGGATGATCGGCAGAGCATTGACATCACCTCGGGTCAGTGAGCCCTGGGCCCCCCTCGACCCCCGTCCCCCGCTGCCGTTCTCCACGTGTCTGCCTCCTGGTCATCCAGGGTGCCTCTAACCTGCTCTCACTTCAGTGTGCCCCAACAATCATTCCTCCCCTGCCacactgctgctgccccccacagGGCGCCGGTGTCACATCCCCATTACAAAGGCAGCTGTATCCAGGGTCCTTGCACCCCATGGATCAGACCAACGGGTCCATCCTGCCCAGTATCCTAGTGTTGTTCCCACTTTCTAGCTCGCCACTTGTTCCATGTGTGAGACGAGTTtgctgggtctcagcccagtCCCTCATGGGGCAGgatcactgcccccccccccccttcccggcACAAACCATTCCTCTCATCCCTGTCCCCAGAGGGCACTAGCTTCCTCTGCACTGGCAGCCCCAGTGGGGAGAAAGGATTGAGTCCCCTTTGCCCCCCAGAGGCATCCCTGtatggcagggggaagggagagagggggcTGCTGCCAagcaggcccctcccccagcctggtggGAGGGGCTGTCCTCTTACCCTTGTCCTCTCCTCCTGGGTTAGAGTGGTGGGACGACAAGCTGCGCCCCAAAAACAGCCTCAAGAAGTGGGATCCCTTCCGGCCCGCCAAGAGGAAGAAAGCACCACTTGTGTCTGATATCCTTACGTTGGTATCCCATCCCTCACCCCCGCGCTGGgcttggggcaaggaccatgctggtgtccccccctccctccgcccacaaacacacatacactctgCTGGTATCCCCCCTGCTGGCCATGCTGGTATCTCCTCCCCCAGAACAGACCCATCCCGCTAGGCGTCCCATCAGTCCTGGCCCCTGACCCTTCCAGTCCCAGTAGTgatgttgggggaagagggggctgggATGTTTGGTCCAGGGGCTCCCCGCTCTGCGGTGCCCTGTGGGAGGGAGTCCTGTTGGCTACTGGCtggctgcctccccctccccccccgagttGATGTGAAAGGGAATGGGGCTAAATGATCACCATGGCTACATGCCCTTAACGTGCCCTTCACGCCCCTACATCGTCTACATGCTGCGGGACATCGACATCCTGGAAGACTGGACGGCCATCAAAAAGGTGAAGCTGACCCACAGGATGCCTGGGTCCTTTAATAACCCCCACTTCCTTGCACACCACTGGCCACCCCCCACAATGCCTGAGTCCCTTAagccccatcccacccacacATCCCTCAGTGACACCACAGGACCCCAAGACCCTCACACACCCCCGGCCACCCCACACAATGCTTGGATCCCTTAagcccctctcacacacacatgtcccctggctgccccacaggCTGCTTGGGTCCCTTAATAACCACCCCTCACGCACTCCCTTAGTTGTGCTGCAGAACACCGTGTCCCATAATAATCCcccttcctagctctgccatttgGGATCAAACATGTGGATATGGGATTGTTTTCATAAGTATTCTTAATATGCCCTTTAAAAAGTCACCATTTGCATAGctgggccagaagctgggagccaggactcctggggtctgtcCCCGGctctgagagcagagctggggggggtctagtgggttagagtgatggggagggtggggctgggaaccaagactcctgggttctatccccacctGTGGGCAGAGAGTGggcgctgggagtcaggactccctgGTTCTGTTCACTGATGCTGAGTGAGTCCCTTACCCTgcgccttagtttccccatctgtcacaCAAACTAATGCTGCCATCCTTCCTGAGGGACCAGCATGGGTGGGGTCTGCATAGCTCTGTGAGCAGTTGCAGGGGGTGGAGCACGCTCCCTGCGGAAGCCTCTTTAATCGTCTTGTCTCCCTACAGGCTAAAGCAGCCGTGTCcccccagaaaagaaaatcagatggTAAGAGCTGGGGAAGGAATAAGATATGGGACCTCTCCACTCTAGGGGCACCAGCTCCAGTCTGGCCCCAGCGCAgggaactggctggctcaggtgttcagggagtggggtgcagggtctTTCCACCTAGGGGTGCTGGCTCTGACCTGGGCCCCCCTGAATCCCAGCCGTGTCCCTCCTGCCCCTTCATGGCTCCTTGCTGGCCATCTTGGTGCCCTCCACCACCCTGCACAGATCCCCCTTGCCACCTCTGGTCTCCCCCAGTGCCTCAGCCAAGACATGAGCTAACCTGGTCCTGCAGCTGCCACCTGCTGCCAGCAGGGCCCATCCTCAGGTATGTAGGGCTGTGCCTGTGCCCCCAGTATTGACCACCTCTCTCCCTCCAGTGCTGGTGAAGGTGGAGAAGCCGGGGGCCCAGTTCTCAGCCCGTTGTGAGGAGGGGCGGCTGCATTACGAGGGCGAGATCTACAGCAAAGGGCAGAGCGTTATCCTGGAGGTCGGGGACGAGGCGCCCGCGCAGTGAGTggccaggggctggctggctggagggaATGGGGCACGGAGCCTTTTCCCTCTAGGAGGTaccagctctgatccagccccaaggcaggggactggctggctcagggggcagggaatgggatacAGGGCCTTTCCCCTGTAGGGGGTACTGGCTCTAATCCAGTCCCAGGGCGGGGGAGGCAACGCAACTGACTGTTTTTGGGGGGCTGGTGTGACCCCTGCTCTCCCCCGCAGGGCTGTGATCACGGCTGTCAGCACTGGGGAGGTCTGGCTGCGCCGGGAGGATGGCACCAAGACCAAAATCTACGTCTCACAGTTGCAGAAGGGCAAGTACTCGGTGCGCAAGGCTTGAGCGGGCCCTCTCGTGGCTCAGCCCTGTGGCTCGGCACAGGCCTCCTCCTGGAAACCAATGGCCCACGGATCCTCCCCGGCGCAGCGAGTGGCTGGGCTTGCTCTCCCCTTGCACTAGGACTCCGATGGAGAGGACTCTGGGGCCCTGCCCGGCGGGGTGTTCCCATGGCCAGCACTCCCGCCTCAGATCCCTGCAGACAGGCCAGCACGAGGCTTCACTGCTCGCTTCCCTCACTAGGACTCTGATGTTTGTAGCAATCTTGGGGGGCTGCACGTAAACCCCGGTGCCTGGGGCTGTTGTGCCCCCCAGGGAAATAGGGGTGCTGGTTCCAGGGGCTTCAGCAGGAAAAGCCCTTGGCCTCGGCCAGCCCCCTGGAAGCGTTCACATTAAAAACCAAGTGAAACATACAAACTCTTGGCCCTTTGATTCATTTCAGCATATGATGGGGAGTGGGACATGGGGCTTTTCTCTTCTAGGGGACGCCAACTCTGTTCTGGccccagggtgggctggggctggagggtgagtggGGTGTCCCCTTGCTGGGGCACAGAGGATCCCCAGCtccaagccagcccccccccagctgtgtgcACCGTCTCTTGTCTTTGAGCCCCTCCAGAACAGCTGGCCCTTAGGGGGGTCATTGCAGCATAAGGGCACCCCCTGACTCCAACCTGCTTTGATTCTAGGACACCCACCCTGGCTCCTTTTCCCCCAAGTGGCAGCACCTTTGGGATCCCCCAGCCAACTCTCCTAGCCTGCACTATTGCCCCTTCTCCAGCCTTCCTTCCCCTCGGGAAAGACAGGGCCCCCCACAGGCTCTGGCCAGACCATACTGCTGGGAGCCGCTCATGTGGCCGACAGCCTAGGGGTTTCGTGTCTGGGCCGTGCCCATTCTCAGCCAGGCCTCCCCCAGAATCGCAGCTGCCTGCACCCCTCCAGCACTCCTCAGCAGAGCAAGGGGGGTAATGAATGGGGGAATCCCTTCCCATCCCTTCTGCATAAGCCCAGCCAGAgctgcaccccaacttcacagGCCCTGGAGAGGTTACAAAGGCCTTAGGGAGAGTGGGGGACTGGGTCACGGGGTGGGATCTGGCACAGACCTGGGAACCCTGCCCCGATCTCCTTGgttctgccccatgctgggctttCAAACCCTCCTGCCAACTGCCCACAGCGGGTCTTTACTTGCCCCTCCCCACATTGGGGCTTTAGCCTGACACCCCATGAGTGATGCAGAGAACTGATCTCCTGGATTCCAACACCCCACTACCCTCCCCATGGCTCAGCTCCCTTCTCTGCATGCCCAGCTGattggggtctgggagccagaactcctgagttctatccaGTTTTAGGAGGGCTGTGGGGTCAAGCGGGACGGGGGcactgggatccaggactcctgggttctatcctccaTTTTGAAAGGACTGTGGGGTCCactgggttggggagggggggttgctggctggaagccaggaccCCTAGGTTTTCTTCCCAGCTGGCTGACAGTGGCAGAGTCCCCTCCcttgtttgtgcctcagtttccctccctgtATTGGGAGCTACTGTGGCCTCCCTGATGCCAGGGTGAGGGGATAGAGCATCTGGGCAGGGCTCTTGCCTGGGGACAGATACAAAACCCAGGATAAAGCAAGACCCCAGGGATGGTGCCTAGGACCCCTGGTGTCTGGGGGTGGCCAGGCAGCTGCCGAATTTGGCTGGCAACCCAGACATGCTCAGAGCCCAGCGCATCTGAGTTTGACCTGGGAGCGAAGGGAATAATGAATTAATAACGACACTGCAGGCAGCAAAGGGGTAGTGGGAAGGGGGCACTGCCAGGTAAGGGCCTGCGGTGGGGGGCATTGGGATGGGgcatggggcactgggggagTGGAAAGTGAGCACTGGGGACTCCACCAGGATGAGCCGCGATGTCAGCTCCGTTCACATCAAAACTTCACTCCAGACAGGGAGGTAGCAGCCCAGCAGCTATTTATAGCTCaggacctgggttgggggggactgagatggtgggggtgggatctgggagggagctgAGATCAGGGGAGGGGAACTGGGATCTGGCTTGGTTCTGATGGATATTCCATCTCTTGCTAATTTTCTCTCCCCGGCACTCCCCCCAtctactgccctgcccccaaGCACCATTTCCCTGTGATTATACACACATAATTACAGACCTGACCTGCAGCCCTAAGATTGACTTTTCTCTCCCATCTGGAAGAGGAAcagtgtctagtggttagagcagggtggtGGGAGCTAGGAGCATGGACATGGGTCGATGGGTTCTATCCCAGCGCGGGGAGAGAagcgggggcagggagccaggactcctgggttctagccccagctccgggaagag is a genomic window containing:
- the BRMS1 gene encoding breast cancer metastasis-suppressor 1; the protein is MPVHPVPKEVEEMEGDGDSAPELNGEEEESEEEHSASPSESEEESSEMDEEDCERRRSECLDEMCDLEKQFSELKEKLFKERLNQVKAKLEDVASGRAAEYLDPLGVLQNNMKIRIEVAGIYKGLCLEVVRNKHECELQGAHQHLESEKLLLYDNMQSELLERIQRLEDDRQSIDITSEWWDDKLRPKNSLKKWDPFRPAKRKKAPLVSGPYIVYMLRDIDILEDWTAIKKAKAAVSPQKRKSDVLVKVEKPGAQFSARCEEGRLHYEGEIYSKGQSVILEVGDEAPAHCRRASTRCARLERALSWLSPVARHRPPPGNQWPTDPPRRSEWLGLLSPCTRTPMERTLGPCPAGCSHGQHSRLRSLQTGQHEASLLASLTRTLMFVAILGGCT